The Paenibacillus dendritiformis region TTGCCGAGATCGGCGCGACTCTTTTGGCCAAGCTGAATTCGGCGAACGGCGCGGCCGCCAGACAAGATGGGAGGGAGCTAATCCATGAGTAATCCTTTTGAGCAAGCGGACGGCGCTTATCTGGTGCTGATTAATGAGGAGGGGCAGTATTCGCTGTGGCCTGCCTTTGCCGCGGTGCCTGATGGATGGAGTACGGTCCTGGGCCCGGAGACGCGCCAGGGTTGCCTGGACTATATTAACGTGCATTGGACCGACTTGCGGCCCCGCAGCCTGTACGATTCTTCGGGCCCTGTCCATGGAGCCGTGCAATGAAGAAAGGATTGAACCCAAAAACGGCCGTATGTATCGTATACGTCGCGGCCATGTTCACGGTGGCCATGGACGCCACGGTCCTGAACGTTGCGCTGCAGACGATCAGCCAAGAGCTGCAAGTGCCTCCGGCCGCATCTGGAGTGCTCAATGTAGGCTATCTGGTAAGCCTCGCTGTCGTCCTTCCGGCGGCAGGCTGGCTAGGCGACAAGTGGGGGACCAAACGCGCCTTTTTGCTCGCGCTCGCCTTGTTCACGGTAGCTTCGGCACTGTGCGGCTTCGCCAGCAGTTTGACGGCGTTGACGATTTTTCGGGTCGTGCAAGGCATCGGCGGCGGCCTGCTTACTCCGATAGGAATGGCGATGCTGTTCCGCATGTTCCCCCCGCAGGAGCGGGCCAAAGTATCCCGGGCGCTCATTCTCCCGATCGCGGTTGCTCCTGCGGTCGGGCCGATCCTTAGCGGGCTGCTGATTGAGCATCTTTCGTGGCGCTGGATATTTTATGTCCATTTGCCGATCGGGATTCCCGCCTTGCTGTTCGGAATCGTCTTTTTGAAGGAGCATCGGGAGCATGAGGCGGGACGCCTCGATGTTCGGGGTCTCCTCTTGTCAGCTCCTGGCCTGGCTCTGCTGATGTATGCGCTTAGCCAAGGTCCTGTGCAGGGCTGGGATTCTCCCGCGATCTGGGCAACGGGGGGAATGGGCCTCATCCTGATAGCGGCCCTTGTCGCCGTCGAGCTGCGGGTGAAGCAGCCGCTGCTTGATCTGCGGCTGTTGAGCGACCGCTTGTTCCGCACCGCAGGTCTCGTCGCCATGTGCTCCGCGGCGGGCTTGCTGGGCATGCTGTACGTGTTCCCGTTAATGTATCAGAATGCGCTGCATGCTTCGGCGCTCGATACCGGCTTAACGACCTTCCCCGAGGCGCTTGGCCTTATGCTTGCCTCCCAGCTTGTGCCCTGGACCTATCCGAGGCTTGGTCCGAAGCGCGTCATGATTATGGGGCTGTTGTGCACGGCGATTCTCTTCGTGATGCTGAGCACGGTCGGTCCCCATACGAATCCATGGCTGATTCGGAGCCTGCTGTTCGGTGTCGGCGTCTTTTTGGGCCATACGGTCGGCGCCGTTCAGATTGCGGCTTTTGCCAACATTCCGCCCGCATCGATGGGCCGCGCCTCGACCTGGTTCACGGTACAGAACCGGCTGGGGCCGGCCATAGGCTTGGCGGTTCTGTCCGGCATTCTTGCCGTGGCAGGAACCCACACGATAAATGCCTCTGGAGGCATTGAACCGAACATTATGGCGTACCGTGCCGCTTTGCTCGGGGCCGCAAGCTTTCTGCTCATGGGCCTTGGCTGTGCGCTTCGGATTCGCGACAGCGATGCCGCTTCCACTATTCGCAAGCAAGCTCCGGTAAAGCCGGACGGGGAAAATTCGGTTCAAGCGTGAAGTGAAGCGATCGATTAGGCGGCAGCGGGAGGCCCTTTAATGGAAGGCATCTGCGGCAAACCGATCTACAAACTCAAACAGACCTTGGTTCAGTACGCTGAACTGAGGTCTTATTTTCGTTGTCTGGATGGCTCGTCCCCCTTATGCATATGGAATTACCGCATCTCAAAGCGGACTGAAAATTTTTTTACGCCACCCGGTTGTACTTATCCCTTCCAGAACTCCTCTATATATGAAAGAACACATATCGTGCAGAGCAGCGCAGTCATCATAGCCGGGGAGCCGCCGCGGGGGATACGCGCCGATTTTCCTTATCCCATTGATGATTCCGGCCTGCGCGGCCAAATTTGAGGAGGTGTAATGATGATTCGATGTTCGCAATCCGACAAACCGATCAAGACCGTGCCCAATGTCGCCCCCCAGGTTCACGTGTACGGGAGAAAAAGCGGAACGACCCGCTTCTTCCTCTCGGACAATCCGGAGACGATCAGCAGCGCCACGACGTCATTCACGAACGGCTTCGCCACGCTGTGGCATGATACCGTCCGGGGAAGGAAGCGCGTGCAATACCGGCTGTTCGTCTGGCATCTGAACCAGACGGGAGCTCCGATTACATTCGGCGTCACGGTCGAGAACGCATCCTGCGGCAGCCCGATACGCGTTCGCCAAGTCAAGCATTCCATCGGTGTGATTGCGGATTTCCCCGCACTCGGCAGATGCTCTGCCAAGGCGCTGCTTGGGCGTACGCTCGCCCCGCTCATTCCCGACGATCGCTCGATCCGCGGCGGACAGACAGGGCTGGTGAAGGAGTGGCTCGTCCCCGACGGGGAACTGGTAGGCGGCGTGATGGAATTTACACTGTCCAGCCCGAAGGAGCTTGATTACCGGGTGCGCACTGTGGCCGCCACTCGCCCGGGGGCCGACTTGAGGCTCAACCATACCCCGGTCGTGCCCGCCTATCGGACGGCCGAGGGCAAGTCGCATCCGCGCGGCTCCTGGGACTTCGCCGATATCGAAGGCTTCGCGGATCCGGCGTGTTCGCAGCCTGTCACGTATGTCGCCGGAAGCGGCAACATGAGCTTCGCCATCCATAACGGCGGCAACGATAATCTGATGACGGCCGCTTCCAGCTATGATCCGGCGAATGCGGAAGCGTCGAACAAGGGGCATTACGGCGTCATCTACAAGCTGAACCTGGCGCTGAGCAATCCGCATCCTCGCCGCAAGACGGTGACCGTCTACTTGACGGGGCGCGGAGGGCCATATGCAGGAGCTGTCCGCTGGAATCGGGGGCGGACCTATGGAGTGCCCCGGCTGTCGCCGGCCGTCCAAGCGGTCGAGGCCGCGACGGTCACCATTCCGGCCCGGCGCACGGTAACCTGCGCTGTCTATGCGTCGACGGCAGGCGCATACAGCACGCCGGCCGCGGTATTATGCGTCACGCACGAATAGGAATCCAACACTGCGCCCTGATCGCCGATCAGGGCGTTCTTTTGCGGGAAGAATCAGGTTATAATTTTCGTAAATAATGGAAGATAAAGGAGGTATGGAAACGAAATGAGCGGCAGCATCATCAGGTTGATGGCCTTCCTTCTTATCGCAATCGCGTTACAGGGGTGCCCCTCCGGCGTTCCACAACAAGAGGCTCTCTCTGCGGAACATGCGTTACCGGGTGTACGAATTGAAGAAAAGCAATCGAAGAACGCGGACGATTGGAAGCTTGGATTAGAGGCTTTTTGGGACGGGATTGAGTGGTTCTATGATCTATCCGTGGATTATATGGGGGAGAAGCCTGTGAGCCGCCTCCGGGTGGAGGTCCCGGGATATGAATCCGAGCGGGAGGCGGGCTTGAACGAGGGCATAACCATCCAAGGGATAAAGCTTGATCCGTCTAGCGCAGAGCTAAAGGCGGATTTGACCTGGTGGATAGACGGTGAAGCTCATCATGGCTATCGGATGTACCGCGTCACCTGGAAGCGATAAAACAGGCGGAGACGCTCTCCAGCCGGGACATCATTCGTTCCGGCCGGAATATGCGGCAGCGCCGGGGCTGCGTAGAGCTTGAATCGCGGGCCAGGTGAAGGAGGCCAGATTGTCCGGCAGCTTCGGCAACGGGAACCAGCGAACATCCTGCAGCGCTCCGCCTTCTTCCCGGTTGCTGGCTTCGCCCGAGACGACGCGGGTCTCGAAGATGACCGAGATCCAATGCTCGCCCCGGCCGGGATCGATCGTCTCGGCGGTGCAGAGCAGCCGCTTCACCTGGATGTGAAGCCCGACCTCTTCCATTACCTCGCGGACGGTCGTATCCTCCAGCGTCTCGTATAAGTCCACCTTGCCTCCGGGAATGCTCCATTTGTCCTTCTCCGGCTGACGTCCCCGCAGCACAAGCAGAATCTCATTCGCTTCATTCAAAATAACGGCGCCGACGCCGATTCTTGGTAAGGATGTCTCCATATTTGTTCTCCTATGAATCTTTATTTTGAGGGATTACCGAGGGCTTCGGAAGTGGCCTGCCTCGTGTTTACTATACCTCTATGCGTCCCAGCAGGCAAATGAGAGGCAGGTGCAGAGAACAACTGCAAGCACCGTAGGAAAGGAGAAGTTGCTTCTCCAATGCTTGAACATATTGACACCCAAATTTAGTATATGATATATAAAAGGAAGGTGTTAGCACTCGTTCGTCTAGAGTGCTAAAAATGTGTTGTCGAAAGGAGACCCATCATGGAGAAAAAACAATTCAAAGCAGAGTCGAAACGACTGCTCGAGATGATGATCAACTCCATTTACACCCAGAAGGAAATCTTTTTAAGAGAATTGATCTCCAACGCCAGCGACGCGATCGATAAAATCTACTATAAAGCGTTGACCGACGATCAGCTCGTCTTCGACAAGGACAGCTATTACATCCGAATCACCCCGGACAAGGAGAACCGGACGCTGACCATCTCGGACACCGGGATCGGCATGACGAAGGAAGAACTGGAGAACAATCTGGGCGTCATCGCCAAGAGCGGATCTTTGGCCTTCAAGAACGAGAACGAGCTTAAAGACGGCCATAACATTATCGGGCAGTTCGGGGTCGGCTTCTATTCCGCATTCATGGTGGCGGATGTCGTCACCGTCATCAGCAAGCCGCTGGGCAGCGAGGAAGCGTACAAGTGGGAGTCGCAGGGGGCCGACGGGTATACGATCGAGCCATGCGAGAAGGATTCGGTAGGAACGGACATTATTTTGAAAATCAAAGAAAATACCGAGGATGATCGCTACGACGAGTATCTGGACGATTACCGGTTGAAATCGATCATCAAAAAATATTCCGACTTCATCCGCTATCCGATTAAGATGGATGTGACGGGCCAGCGGCCGAAGGAAGGCGCCGAGAATGAATTCGAGGAATATACGGAAGAGCAGACGGTGAACAGCATGGTTCCGATCTGGCGCAAAAATAAAAATGAGCTGACCGCGGAAGATTACGAAAACTTCTATGCCGAGAAGCGGTACGGCTTCGACAAGCCGATCACCCATGTCCATATCAAGGCGGACGGCGCCGTCGTCTACAATGCGATTCTCTTCATTCCGGAGAAGACGCCGTTCGACTACTATACGAAGGAATACGAGAAAGGGCTGGAGCTATACTCCAACGGCGTCCTCATCATGGATAAATGCGCCGATCTCCTGCCGGATTATTTCAGCTTCGTCAAAGGGATGGTCGACTCCGAGGATCTGTCGCTTAATATTTCCCGCGAGATGCTGCAGCATGACCGTCAGCTCAGCCTGATCGCCAAAAATATCAAGAGCAAGATCAAGAGCGAGCTGCAGCGCCTGATGAAGGATGATCGGGAGAAATACGAGCAATTCTATGAATCGTTCGGCCGTCAACTGAAATACGGCGTGTACAGCGATTACGGCATGAACAAGGAAGTGCTCCAGGACCTGCTCCTGTTCCACTCCTCGAAGGAGAAAAAGCTCGTCAGCCTGGACGAGTATATCTCCCGCATGCCGGAAGATCAGAAGTATATCTACTATGCCTCCGGCGAATCGATCGACCGGATCGAGAAGCTGCCGCAGACGGAGCTGGTGGCTGACAAGGGATATGAGATTCTGTACTTCACCGATGATATCGACGAGTTCGCGATCAAGATGATCATGAGCTATAAGGAGAAGGAGTTCAAATCGGTCTCCAGCGGCGATCTCGGCATCGACGCGGACGACAGCGAGAAGGATTCCGACACGGAGGATAAGGACAATCAAGAGCTGTTCGATGCGATGAAAGAAATTTTGAAGGACAAAGTGAAAAACGTGAAGGCATCGAAGCGGCTGAAGTCCCATCCGGTCTGCCTCTCCAGCGAAGGCGAATTGTCCATCGAGATGGAGAAAATTTTGAAGGCGATGCCGAACGGCCAGGATGTCCAGGCGGACAAGGTGCTGGAAATCAACGTCAACCATGACGTATTCGAATCGCTGAAGGACGCCCTCGCGAACGACCGCGAGAAGCTGAGCCTGTACACGAACCTGCTGTACAATCAGGCGCTGCTGATCGAAGGGCTGCCGATAGGCGATCCGGTACAATTCACGAATGATATTTGCAAAGTGATGGTATAGTTTGGGGAAAGAAAGAACCCGATGCTGGCGCAGGCCGGTGTCGGGTTTTGTACGTACGCCAGGCATGGGCGTCATCTTTCGGGTGAACGTCCCGAACGGGGACTGGCTTGCTCCATCTGAGGATCGTTTTCACATACGGTGATGTGTATGCAGAGGCGGGGGGAATCTCCCCCTTACCCGCAATTGATCATGCTTCTTCTACATTTGTATGCAACAGTTTCAAGCTGGTATCAAACTCTTTTTCGATAGCTTCGTCCCGTTGATAGGTAAACAGGCTTATGACAATACTGACGATAAGGTTGACGATAAATCCGGGAATGATTTCGTATATATCCTTAGTAATTTGCAAGTCAATGTTTTTCCAGATAATCACGGTTGCTGCACCTGCCAACATTCCGGCAATGGCACCCCAATTGGTCATTTTTCTCCAGTACAGGCTTAACACGATAACGGGGCCAAAGGAAGCGCCAAATCCGGCCCAGGCATAAGCGACAAGACTTAAAATGGTTTTATTCTCACCGCCCAACGCGAGCAGGCAGGCGATGGCTGAAATCGTTAGAACGGCCATTCTTCCAAAGAACACAAGTTCTTTATCAGAGGCATTTTTACGCAGAAGCAGCTTATATAAATCTTCTGTTAATGCACTAGAGGTTACAATGAGCTGAGAAGACACCGTGCTCATGATTGCAGCCAATACAGCAGCAAGGACTATTCCGGCAATAAACGGATGGAATAAAATTTGTCCAAGTTGAATGAAGACAGCTTCTGGATTAGACAATGTATAATTTGTTTGGGTAAAAAAAGCAAGACCAACCAATGCTGTTAATGAAGCGCCAAGTAATGAGGCAACCATCCAGCCCATACCAATACGTCGCGCAGTTTTGGTCTCCTGTACAGAGCGGATGGCCATAAAGCGGACGATAATATGTGGTTGTCCAACATAGCCAAGTCCCCAGGCAACTGCGGAGATGATGCCGAGCGCAGTAGTGCTGGCAAATAAATCCAGGAGGGACGGATCTATGGAGCTGATTGTATCAACTGTGTTAGCCAACCCACCTGTCTCGCTCATCGCTAACAACGGTACAAGGATAAGGGCAAGCAGCATGATAAGCCCTTGGACAAAGTCCGTCCAACTGACAGCAAGAAAGCCCCCAAACAATGTATAGGCAACAACCACTCCGGAAACGAGGAGCAGCCCCGCTAGGTAAGGAAGGGAGAAGGAGTTTTCAAAAAAGACCGCTCCTGCCACCATACCTGAGGAAACATAGAATGTAAAGAAAATAAGGATAACCATGGAGGAAACGATCCGCAGAAGCTTGGTGCTATCCCTAAATCGATTTTCCAAAAACGATGGAATCGTAATGGAATTCCCGGAAACTTCCGTGTATGTGCGCAAACGTGGGGCAACAAACAGCCAGTTAAGATAGGCGCCAACGGATAAGCCAATGGCAATCCAGGCATTTGACAGTCCCGTCAGGAAAATCCCTCCCGGAAGCCCCATTAACAGCCATCCGCTCATATCGGCAGCGCCAGCACTTAAAGCGGTTACAGCAGGCCCTAAGGAGCGTCCTCCTAACATATAGTCCGTCAAGTTTGTCGTTTTGCGGAAAGCATACCACCCTATACCCAGCATAGTTGCCATATATATCACGATGGCAATCATTTTTAGGGTATTTTCTGACATTTTCCCACCTCGCTTAAAATGGTTATCATTCAATATATAACCATTACATTAACATGTTGACCTGAATTTCGAAACAGCCAGGATATCCAGGCGGATAAGGTGCTGGAAATCAACGTCAACCATGACGTATTCGGTCGCTGAAGGACGCTCTCGCGAACGACCGCGAGAAGCTGAGCCTGTAACACGAACCTGCTGTACAATCAGGCGCTGCTGATCGAAGGGCTGCCGATTGGCGATCCAGTGCAATTCACGAATGATATTTGCCAAGTGGTGGTATAGTTTGGGGACAGAAAGAACCCGATGCTGGCGCAGGCCGGTGTCGGGTTTTTTGCTGCGTTCGCGGATGTACGCCGTTAGAGTAAAGCTATTTTTTATTACTTTTATCATTACTTAATTCTTTTAGTTTTTTAATCATTTCATGAAAAATAGCGGGTATCGGAACACCTATTTTAATTCCATTTTCAATAATGCTAATAAGCTCGTTCGCAATATAAAAATACGTGACGGTATTCTGAAAATAGTGATCCTGACCAAAAATTAAGTCTATATGATGAGCTACTGCGATCATGAAAAACATAAAGATTTTTTTGGATATTCCAATGAGGCCTCTGTTACTACGAAGCTCCCCTTTTAGTCCCGATGCCAATAATCCTGAAGCATAATCCACAAGCACAAAGAAGATGAGTATTTTCAGTAAAAAATAATAATTACCAAATAAAGAAATTAAACCGCCGCTTAAAAGTGGAATGAAGAATTTAACGAATATCTCCATGCTCTCCCTCCTTTACATATCTACTTTTATAGGTGGAAAGCGATAGACAAATACAACCCTTGTTGATAAAAAACGTAATTTGTCATTATGGTTGTAAAATCATGTAATATATTACCTTTATTTTAGAGAAAACTTTATTTAGGGGGTGCTGTAATTGCATGGATTGTCTCTGTATGATTTCTACAAAAAAGAATTAAGGAGAATTGCATGGAGATTACAATATCGCTCTAAGGTTACTCTAACTAGGGAAGGACAACTCAAATTAGACATTATTAAAGGGTCGAGCTTTTTAGACGAGGCGGATTCGAAATTATTTGTTACTGAATTAATTAACTCCTTAGAATCACCCAAGGCGAGACAGATACTTATAAAAATATATGTCGAAAATAAAAGCGAAAAAGAAATTGCTTCCGAAATGAATATCACGCAGCAGGGGGTGAATAAATGGAAACGAAAATCTCTCAAACTTCTATCTCAAAACTCGAGTTTATGGAGCTGATTAATAAAGCGAGGGAAGGCGACCAGAATGCCATGATGGAAATCATTAAGCTGTACGAAAGTGAGATGATTTACCTTAGTCGATATATAAAAATGCCAAAGGAAGATGCCCTTCAAGCTATGATACTAGGACTTATAGA contains the following coding sequences:
- a CDS encoding MbtH family protein — protein: MSNPFEQADGAYLVLINEEGQYSLWPAFAAVPDGWSTVLGPETRQGCLDYINVHWTDLRPRSLYDSSGPVHGAVQ
- a CDS encoding DHA2 family efflux MFS transporter permease subunit yields the protein MKKGLNPKTAVCIVYVAAMFTVAMDATVLNVALQTISQELQVPPAASGVLNVGYLVSLAVVLPAAGWLGDKWGTKRAFLLALALFTVASALCGFASSLTALTIFRVVQGIGGGLLTPIGMAMLFRMFPPQERAKVSRALILPIAVAPAVGPILSGLLIEHLSWRWIFYVHLPIGIPALLFGIVFLKEHREHEAGRLDVRGLLLSAPGLALLMYALSQGPVQGWDSPAIWATGGMGLILIAALVAVELRVKQPLLDLRLLSDRLFRTAGLVAMCSAAGLLGMLYVFPLMYQNALHASALDTGLTTFPEALGLMLASQLVPWTYPRLGPKRVMIMGLLCTAILFVMLSTVGPHTNPWLIRSLLFGVGVFLGHTVGAVQIAAFANIPPASMGRASTWFTVQNRLGPAIGLAVLSGILAVAGTHTINASGGIEPNIMAYRAALLGAASFLLMGLGCALRIRDSDAASTIRKQAPVKPDGENSVQA
- a CDS encoding NUDIX domain-containing protein; amino-acid sequence: METSLPRIGVGAVILNEANEILLVLRGRQPEKDKWSIPGGKVDLYETLEDTTVREVMEEVGLHIQVKRLLCTAETIDPGRGEHWISVIFETRVVSGEASNREEGGALQDVRWFPLPKLPDNLASFTWPAIQALRSPGAAAYSGRNE
- the htpG gene encoding molecular chaperone HtpG: MEKKQFKAESKRLLEMMINSIYTQKEIFLRELISNASDAIDKIYYKALTDDQLVFDKDSYYIRITPDKENRTLTISDTGIGMTKEELENNLGVIAKSGSLAFKNENELKDGHNIIGQFGVGFYSAFMVADVVTVISKPLGSEEAYKWESQGADGYTIEPCEKDSVGTDIILKIKENTEDDRYDEYLDDYRLKSIIKKYSDFIRYPIKMDVTGQRPKEGAENEFEEYTEEQTVNSMVPIWRKNKNELTAEDYENFYAEKRYGFDKPITHVHIKADGAVVYNAILFIPEKTPFDYYTKEYEKGLELYSNGVLIMDKCADLLPDYFSFVKGMVDSEDLSLNISREMLQHDRQLSLIAKNIKSKIKSELQRLMKDDREKYEQFYESFGRQLKYGVYSDYGMNKEVLQDLLLFHSSKEKKLVSLDEYISRMPEDQKYIYYASGESIDRIEKLPQTELVADKGYEILYFTDDIDEFAIKMIMSYKEKEFKSVSSGDLGIDADDSEKDSDTEDKDNQELFDAMKEILKDKVKNVKASKRLKSHPVCLSSEGELSIEMEKILKAMPNGQDVQADKVLEINVNHDVFESLKDALANDREKLSLYTNLLYNQALLIEGLPIGDPVQFTNDICKVMV
- the putP gene encoding sodium/proline symporter PutP, with amino-acid sequence MSENTLKMIAIVIYMATMLGIGWYAFRKTTNLTDYMLGGRSLGPAVTALSAGAADMSGWLLMGLPGGIFLTGLSNAWIAIGLSVGAYLNWLFVAPRLRTYTEVSGNSITIPSFLENRFRDSTKLLRIVSSMVILIFFTFYVSSGMVAGAVFFENSFSLPYLAGLLLVSGVVVAYTLFGGFLAVSWTDFVQGLIMLLALILVPLLAMSETGGLANTVDTISSIDPSLLDLFASTTALGIISAVAWGLGYVGQPHIIVRFMAIRSVQETKTARRIGMGWMVASLLGASLTALVGLAFFTQTNYTLSNPEAVFIQLGQILFHPFIAGIVLAAVLAAIMSTVSSQLIVTSSALTEDLYKLLLRKNASDKELVFFGRMAVLTISAIACLLALGGENKTILSLVAYAWAGFGASFGPVIVLSLYWRKMTNWGAIAGMLAGAATVIIWKNIDLQITKDIYEIIPGFIVNLIVSIVISLFTYQRDEAIEKEFDTSLKLLHTNVEEA
- a CDS encoding phage holin family protein: MEIFVKFFIPLLSGGLISLFGNYYFLLKILIFFVLVDYASGLLASGLKGELRSNRGLIGISKKIFMFFMIAVAHHIDLIFGQDHYFQNTVTYFYIANELISIIENGIKIGVPIPAIFHEMIKKLKELSNDKSNKK
- a CDS encoding sigma factor-like helix-turn-helix DNA-binding protein, whose translation is MSLYDFYKKELRRIAWRLQYRSKVTLTREGQLKLDIIKGSSFLDEADSKLFVTELINSLESPKARQILIKIYVENKSEKEIASEMNITQQGVNKWKRKSLKLLSQNSSLWS
- a CDS encoding helix-turn-helix domain-containing protein, encoding METKISQTSISKLEFMELINKAREGDQNAMMEIIKLYESEMIYLSRYIKMPKEDALQAMILGLIELIKRGEIND